In the genome of Polaribacter atrinae, one region contains:
- the mnmA gene encoding tRNA 2-thiouridine(34) synthase MnmA, which produces MKRVVVGLSGGVDSSVTAHLLKEQGYEVIGLFMKNWHDDSVTISNECPWLEDSNDAMIVAEKLGIPFQVVDLSEQYKERIVDYMFDEYSKGRTPNPDVLCNREIKFDVFMDIALKLGADYVATGHYCRKGEEIIDGKPVYKLLAGKDNNKDQSYFLCQLSQEQLTKALFPIGELTKPEVRAIAKEADLITAEKKDSQGLCFIGKVRLPEFLQQKLQPKDGVIVTLPLDFEQYTKQVPSFESKEDELKYFATKFTYKKDDGKVVGKHQGAHYFTKGQRKGLNVGGTKEGLYVIETDVVENVIYTGEGKNHPGLYRNVLFVSNEEMHWIREDLTLKVGETMQVDARIRYRQPLENATLHKVESGLYVEFENKQSAIQEGQFVAWYRDEELLGSGVIS; this is translated from the coding sequence ATGAAACGAGTAGTTGTTGGTCTTTCTGGTGGTGTAGATAGTAGTGTTACTGCACATTTATTAAAAGAACAAGGGTATGAAGTAATTGGGCTTTTTATGAAAAATTGGCATGATGATTCTGTCACTATTTCTAATGAATGCCCTTGGTTAGAGGATTCTAATGATGCAATGATTGTTGCAGAAAAATTAGGAATTCCTTTTCAGGTTGTAGATTTAAGTGAACAATACAAAGAACGTATTGTAGATTATATGTTCGATGAATACTCTAAAGGTAGAACTCCAAACCCAGATGTACTTTGTAACCGAGAAATTAAGTTTGATGTCTTTATGGACATCGCTTTAAAATTAGGTGCAGATTATGTAGCTACAGGTCATTACTGTAGAAAAGGTGAAGAGATTATTGACGGTAAACCTGTTTATAAATTATTAGCAGGTAAAGACAATAACAAAGATCAGTCTTATTTTTTATGTCAATTATCTCAAGAGCAATTAACAAAAGCCTTATTTCCAATTGGTGAATTAACAAAACCAGAAGTAAGAGCAATTGCTAAAGAAGCAGATTTAATTACAGCAGAAAAGAAAGATTCTCAAGGTTTATGCTTTATTGGTAAAGTGCGTTTGCCAGAATTTTTACAACAAAAATTACAACCTAAAGATGGAGTAATTGTTACACTTCCTTTAGATTTTGAACAGTACACAAAACAAGTACCTTCTTTTGAAAGTAAAGAAGATGAGTTAAAATATTTTGCAACCAAGTTTACTTATAAAAAAGATGATGGTAAAGTAGTTGGTAAACATCAAGGAGCACATTATTTTACAAAAGGGCAACGTAAAGGCTTAAATGTTGGTGGTACAAAAGAGGGTTTATATGTGATAGAAACAGATGTTGTAGAAAATGTAATTTATACAGGAGAAGGTAAAAATCACCCAGGATTATACAGAAACGTATTGTTTGTTTCTAATGAAGAAATGCATTGGATTCGTGAAGATTTAACTTTAAAAGTTGGAGAAACCATGCAAGTTGATGCAAGAATTAGATACAGACAACCTTTAGAAAATGCTACTTTACACAAAGTAGAATCTGGCTTGTATGTAGAATTCGAAAACAAACAATCTGCCATACAAGAAGGACAATTTGTAGCTTGGTATAGAGATGAAGAATTATTAGGCTCAGGAGTTATCTCTTAA
- a CDS encoding S8 family serine peptidase, translating into MKKLLLFLCLIVFFKVSAQEDAWLFLKDKPQETNFLENPTLMLTQRALDRRAKLNISLDTKDVPVDKAYYDQLKSDNTITVLGKSKWLNAVHIQGEIVNINNLITNYSFIASVEFANKSLNLNGKSNGKTITANHYNKFKENLTDFNYGAADNQIKMLKGDYLHQQELTGEGQIIAIIDAGFPNVNTLDAFSRIRDNNQILGGYNFADRNDNFYTRNNHGTHVLSSIAGYIKDAYVGTAPDAKFYLFISEISETETVLEETLWVEAAERADSLGVDVINTSLGYTTYDNPNHNHTYADMDGKTTFISRGAEIGASRGMLLVNAVGNDGNNSWKYMGAPADAPSVISVGAVNSLGNIASFSSFGPTSDGRIKPEILGQGQNPALIHYLSGEITTLSSGTSFSSPIMAGLIACLNQNDGFLLKSSLKNANENFNDYLKKAIYESADKFKNPTDQHGYGIPNFETALNKYIASLSLLNDESINFKIYPNPVQDRFKISIDNFENMSIQIYNILGKKVFEKAALTSTNIDISFLNTGIYLVNISSDDQYKTIKLIKE; encoded by the coding sequence ATGAAGAAATTACTACTTTTTTTATGTCTAATAGTTTTTTTTAAAGTTTCAGCACAAGAAGATGCTTGGCTTTTTTTGAAAGATAAACCTCAGGAAACTAATTTTTTAGAGAACCCTACATTAATGCTTACTCAAAGAGCATTAGATAGAAGAGCTAAACTAAATATTTCTTTAGACACTAAAGATGTTCCGGTTGATAAGGCATATTACGATCAACTTAAAAGTGATAATACGATTACTGTTTTAGGGAAATCTAAGTGGTTAAACGCAGTTCATATTCAGGGAGAAATTGTAAATATTAATAATTTAATTACGAATTATAGTTTTATAGCATCTGTAGAATTTGCCAACAAATCCTTGAATCTAAATGGCAAATCGAATGGAAAAACGATCACTGCTAATCATTATAATAAGTTTAAAGAAAACCTTACCGATTTTAATTATGGAGCTGCAGATAATCAAATTAAAATGCTAAAAGGAGATTATTTACATCAACAAGAATTAACAGGAGAAGGTCAAATAATAGCAATTATAGATGCCGGTTTTCCTAATGTAAATACCTTAGATGCTTTTAGTAGAATTAGAGATAATAATCAAATTTTAGGAGGTTATAATTTTGCCGATAGAAACGATAATTTCTATACAAGAAATAATCATGGAACACATGTTTTGTCTTCCATTGCTGGCTATATTAAAGATGCATATGTTGGTACAGCTCCAGATGCAAAATTTTATTTATTTATATCAGAAATTTCAGAAACAGAAACTGTTTTAGAAGAGACGCTTTGGGTAGAAGCTGCGGAAAGAGCAGATAGTTTAGGAGTTGATGTTATAAATACATCTTTAGGTTATACTACGTATGATAATCCAAATCACAATCATACTTACGCAGATATGGATGGCAAAACTACTTTTATTTCTAGAGGGGCAGAAATTGGAGCTTCGAGAGGTATGCTTTTAGTTAATGCAGTAGGTAATGATGGAAATAATTCTTGGAAATATATGGGAGCGCCAGCAGACGCACCTTCTGTAATTTCTGTTGGTGCTGTAAACTCTTTAGGAAACATTGCAAGCTTTAGTTCTTTTGGACCAACATCAGACGGAAGAATAAAACCAGAAATTTTAGGTCAAGGTCAAAACCCAGCATTGATACATTATCTTTCTGGAGAAATAACAACTTTATCTAGCGGAACCTCTTTTTCATCGCCAATTATGGCTGGTTTAATTGCTTGTTTAAATCAAAACGATGGATTTCTTTTAAAATCGTCCTTAAAAAACGCTAATGAAAATTTTAATGATTATTTAAAAAAAGCTATTTATGAATCTGCGGATAAATTTAAGAACCCAACAGACCAACATGGTTATGGAATTCCGAATTTTGAAACAGCACTAAATAAATATATTGCTAGTTTATCTTTATTAAATGATGAAAGCATCAATTTTAAGATATATCCAAACCCTGTTCAAGATCGTTTTAAAATTTCTATTGATAATTTTGAGAATATGTCAATTCAAATTTATAACATTTTAGGTAAAAAAGTGTTTGAAAAAGCAGCACTAACTTCCACAAATATTGATATTTCGTTTTTAAATACAGGTATTTATTTGGTAAATATTTCTTCTGATGATCAATATAAAACAATAAAATTAATTAAAGAATAA
- a CDS encoding NAD(P)H-dependent flavin oxidoreductase, with product MINKITTLFNIKHPIVQGGMIWVSGWRLASAVSNAGGLGLIGAGSMYPDVLREHIIKCKKATSKPFGVNVPMLYPDINKIMDIIVEEGVKIVFTSAGNPKTWTSFLKDKGIAVVHVVSSVKFALKAEAAGVDAVVCEGFEAGGHNGREETTTFALIPMVKEHVKIPVIAAGGIGTGRGMLAAMVLGADGVQIGSRFAASEESSAHINFKNRIIDVKDGDTHLTLKELAPVRLVKNKFYNDVQELYQQNPTMADLKELLGRARSKKGMFEGDLEEGELEIGQIAGLIHEIKSAKAILEEIITEFNNAKASMHTL from the coding sequence ATGATAAATAAAATAACAACTCTTTTCAATATAAAACACCCGATTGTACAAGGAGGAATGATTTGGGTTTCTGGATGGAGATTAGCTTCGGCAGTTTCTAATGCAGGTGGTTTAGGTTTAATTGGTGCAGGTTCTATGTATCCAGATGTATTAAGAGAACACATTATAAAATGTAAAAAAGCAACTTCTAAACCTTTTGGTGTAAACGTACCAATGCTGTACCCAGATATCAATAAAATAATGGATATAATTGTAGAAGAAGGTGTAAAGATTGTTTTTACTTCTGCAGGAAATCCAAAAACTTGGACTTCTTTTTTAAAGGATAAAGGAATTGCAGTTGTACATGTAGTTAGTTCTGTAAAGTTTGCTTTAAAAGCAGAAGCTGCTGGTGTAGACGCTGTTGTTTGTGAAGGTTTTGAGGCAGGCGGACATAATGGGAGGGAAGAAACAACCACTTTTGCATTAATACCAATGGTAAAAGAACATGTTAAAATTCCGGTAATTGCTGCTGGTGGAATTGGAACCGGACGAGGAATGTTGGCAGCTATGGTTTTAGGGGCAGATGGTGTTCAAATAGGAAGCAGATTTGCAGCATCAGAAGAGTCATCTGCTCACATTAATTTTAAAAATAGAATTATTGATGTAAAAGACGGTGATACACATTTAACATTAAAAGAATTAGCACCAGTAAGATTGGTTAAGAATAAATTTTATAATGATGTACAAGAATTGTATCAACAAAACCCAACAATGGCAGATTTAAAAGAATTGTTAGGTAGAGCAAGATCTAAAAAAGGAATGTTTGAAGGAGATCTGGAAGAAGGAGAGTTAGAAATTGGGCAAATTGCAGGTTTAATACACGAAATAAAATCTGCTAAAGCGATTTTAGAAGAAATAATAACAGAGTTTAATAATGCTAAAGCCTCTATGCATACGCTTTAA
- a CDS encoding cold-shock protein — translation MNKGTVKFFNESKGFGFITEEGSNKEHFVHVSGLIDEIRENDEVEFDLQDGKKGLNAVNVRVL, via the coding sequence ATGAATAAAGGTACCGTAAAATTTTTCAATGAATCTAAAGGATTTGGATTTATCACTGAAGAAGGATCAAACAAAGAACATTTTGTACATGTTTCAGGATTAATCGATGAAATTCGTGAAAACGATGAAGTTGAATTTGACTTACAAGATGGAAAAAAAGGATTAAACGCAGTAAATGTAAGAGTATTATAA
- a CDS encoding cold-shock protein — translation MNKGTVKFFNESKGFGFITEEGSNKEHFVHVSGLIDEIRENDEVEFDLQDGKKGLNAVNVRVL, via the coding sequence ATGAATAAAGGTACCGTAAAATTTTTCAACGAATCTAAAGGATTTGGATTTATCACTGAAGAAGGATCAAACAAAGAACATTTTGTACATGTTTCAGGATTAATCGACGAAATTCGTGAAAACGATGAAGTTGAATTTGACTTACAAGATGGAAAAAAAGGATTAAACGCAGTAAACGTAAGAGTATTATAA
- a CDS encoding YwbE family protein produces MIDGRQRKNVEIGLFVEIVQKPHQRSGELTKGVIAKILTNSQNHPYGIKVQLESGLVGRIKNIIE; encoded by the coding sequence ATGATTGACGGAAGGCAAAGAAAAAATGTAGAGATTGGTTTATTTGTAGAAATTGTTCAAAAACCACATCAACGAAGTGGTGAACTAACAAAAGGTGTAATAGCAAAAATTCTAACTAATTCTCAAAACCATCCTTATGGTATTAAAGTTCAGTTAGAATCTGGTTTGGTTGGTAGAATTAAAAATATTATTGAATAA
- a CDS encoding lytic transglycosylase domain-containing protein, with translation MNKSFRFLSLLSILIVTFLFYNGIHKNEIDPQTSTHETYKIKALKLPNNLNLAGERVPLEIPDVKERMERELLVNTYWQSNGLLLIKRANKYFPILEPLLKKYGLPDDFKFLALAESAFIDETSNVGAAGMWHFMKATGKEYGLEINSNVDERYDIEKSTKVAAEYLKKSQKRFNSWTLAAAAYNAGNYGVSKRLDEQEVTNYYDAKLPDETERYVLRIIALKEVISNPKKYGFVFENEDLYTLAKTKTIKVDTAISNITHFAKKFGMNYKEFKILNPWLRENKLNNKSRKVYEIKIPVN, from the coding sequence ATGAATAAATCATTCCGTTTCCTTTCATTACTTAGCATCTTAATAGTTACTTTTTTATTTTATAATGGCATTCATAAAAATGAAATTGATCCTCAAACGAGTACACATGAAACTTATAAAATAAAAGCATTAAAACTACCAAACAATTTAAATCTTGCTGGAGAAAGAGTTCCTTTAGAAATACCAGATGTTAAAGAAAGAATGGAAAGAGAGTTGTTGGTTAATACTTATTGGCAATCTAATGGATTGTTACTTATAAAAAGAGCAAATAAATACTTCCCTATTTTAGAGCCGTTATTAAAAAAGTATGGTTTACCAGACGATTTTAAATTTTTAGCCTTGGCAGAAAGTGCTTTTATAGATGAAACATCTAATGTAGGTGCGGCAGGTATGTGGCATTTTATGAAAGCAACAGGAAAAGAATATGGATTAGAAATAAACAGCAATGTAGATGAACGTTACGACATTGAAAAATCTACAAAAGTAGCTGCTGAGTATTTAAAAAAATCTCAAAAACGTTTTAATTCTTGGACTTTAGCTGCCGCTGCATATAATGCAGGAAACTATGGCGTTAGCAAAAGGTTAGATGAGCAAGAAGTAACTAATTATTACGATGCTAAATTGCCAGATGAAACCGAAAGATATGTATTAAGAATTATAGCTTTAAAAGAAGTAATTAGCAATCCTAAAAAATATGGTTTTGTGTTTGAAAACGAAGACCTTTACACCTTAGCCAAAACAAAAACGATAAAAGTAGATACCGCAATTTCTAATATTACCCATTTTGCTAAGAAATTCGGAATGAATTATAAAGAGTTTAAAATTCTTAATCCTTGGTTAAGAGAAAACAAGCTAAACAATAAAAGTAGAAAAGTATACGAAATTAAAATTCCTGTTAACTAA
- a CDS encoding lipase family alpha/beta hydrolase, producing MKKIPIYFVPGLAAGPEIFENLELSKDRYDIHYLNWITPVAQEESIANYAMRLSEEIKEENPVLVGVSFGGIMVQEMSKYLDVRKVIIISSVKHHKELPKKFQFVKFTKAYKFFPTKVVSNFEDYAQYFLGKSLKKRADIYKKYLSVRTELYLNWSIGTIIRWKQTEKKQNITHIHGTADHVFPIKNIENCIEIEGGTHIMIITKAKKLTKIINAVLTS from the coding sequence ATGAAAAAGATTCCAATATACTTCGTTCCTGGTCTAGCAGCTGGACCAGAAATTTTTGAAAACTTAGAATTATCAAAAGATAGGTATGACATTCATTATTTAAATTGGATAACACCTGTAGCACAAGAAGAGTCTATCGCTAATTATGCTATGAGATTAAGTGAAGAAATAAAAGAAGAAAACCCTGTTTTAGTAGGTGTTTCTTTTGGCGGGATTATGGTACAAGAAATGAGTAAATACCTAGATGTTAGAAAAGTAATTATCATTTCTAGTGTAAAGCACCATAAAGAATTACCAAAGAAGTTTCAATTTGTAAAATTTACAAAAGCTTATAAATTTTTCCCAACAAAAGTTGTTTCTAATTTTGAAGATTATGCGCAATATTTTTTAGGCAAATCCTTAAAAAAGAGAGCAGATATATATAAAAAGTACCTTTCTGTTAGAACTGAATTATATTTAAATTGGTCTATTGGTACTATTATCAGATGGAAACAAACAGAAAAAAAACAAAATATAACGCATATCCATGGAACAGCTGACCATGTATTTCCTATAAAAAATATAGAAAATTGTATTGAAATTGAAGGTGGTACCCATATTATGATTATCACCAAAGCAAAGAAATTAACTAAAATTATTAACGCTGTTTTAACTAGTTAA
- the mtaB gene encoding tRNA (N(6)-L-threonylcarbamoyladenosine(37)-C(2))-methylthiotransferase MtaB, with amino-acid sequence MNADKKVAFYTLGCKLNFSETSTIARNFVSEGFERVDFEEAADVYVINTCSVTDNADKRFKTIVKNALKKNDDAFLIAVGCYAQLKPEELAAVDGVDLVLGATEKFNVTSYINDLTKNNVGEVHSCEISDADFYVGSYSIGDRTRAFLKVQDGCDYKCTYCTIPLARGISRSDTLENVIENAKEISSKGIKEIVLTGVNIGDYGKGEFGNKKHEHTFLELVKELDKVDGIHRLRISSIEPNLLKDETIEFVSKSTSFVPHFHIPLQSGSDELLKKMKRRYLTNTYTNRVTRIKEVMPNACIGVDVIVGFPGETDELFLETYNYLNEMDISYLHVFTYSERPNTEAVHLEGVVPKKVRAKRSKMLRGLSAKKRRAFYESQLGNTVTVLFENENKEGFINGFTENYVKVKTPWNPELVNTLHTITLTEIDEDGLVRFNFENSSVTV; translated from the coding sequence ATGAATGCAGATAAAAAAGTTGCCTTTTACACTTTAGGATGCAAATTAAATTTTTCAGAAACGTCTACTATTGCTCGTAACTTTGTGAGTGAGGGCTTTGAACGTGTAGATTTTGAAGAAGCAGCAGATGTGTATGTTATAAATACCTGTTCTGTTACAGATAATGCAGATAAACGCTTTAAAACCATTGTAAAAAATGCTTTAAAGAAAAACGATGACGCATTTTTAATAGCAGTTGGTTGTTATGCACAGTTAAAACCAGAAGAATTGGCTGCTGTAGATGGGGTAGACTTGGTCTTAGGCGCTACCGAAAAGTTTAATGTTACCAGTTACATCAACGATTTAACTAAAAATAATGTTGGTGAAGTTCACTCTTGTGAAATTTCTGATGCTGATTTTTATGTGGGGTCTTATTCTATTGGAGACAGAACTCGTGCTTTTCTAAAAGTACAAGATGGATGCGACTATAAATGTACCTATTGTACAATACCGCTAGCACGTGGTATTTCTAGAAGTGATACTTTAGAAAATGTTATTGAAAATGCCAAAGAAATATCATCTAAAGGAATTAAAGAAATTGTTTTAACAGGTGTTAATATTGGTGATTATGGTAAAGGCGAATTTGGAAACAAAAAGCACGAACATACATTTTTAGAATTGGTAAAAGAATTAGATAAAGTAGACGGCATACATCGTTTGCGTATTTCATCTATAGAACCTAATTTATTAAAAGATGAAACGATAGAATTTGTATCAAAATCGACTTCTTTTGTTCCTCATTTTCATATTCCTCTACAATCTGGTAGTGATGAATTGCTAAAAAAAATGAAACGTAGGTATTTAACCAATACGTATACCAATAGAGTTACAAGAATTAAAGAAGTAATGCCTAACGCTTGTATTGGTGTAGATGTTATTGTTGGTTTCCCTGGTGAAACAGATGAACTATTTTTAGAAACATACAACTATCTAAACGAAATGGATATTTCGTATTTGCATGTTTTCACCTATTCTGAAAGACCTAATACAGAAGCTGTGCATCTTGAAGGTGTAGTCCCTAAAAAGGTAAGAGCAAAACGTAGTAAAATGCTTCGTGGTTTATCCGCTAAAAAAAGACGTGCTTTTTATGAAAGTCAGTTAGGAAATACCGTAACTGTTTTATTTGAAAACGAAAATAAAGAAGGTTTTATAAACGGTTTTACAGAAAATTACGTTAAAGTTAAAACACCTTGGAACCCTGAATTAGTAAATACTTTACACACTATTACACTTACAGAAATTGATGAAGATGGTTTGGTAAGATTTAATTTTGAAAATAGTAGCGTTACAGTTTAA
- a CDS encoding GNAT family N-acetyltransferase yields the protein MIFETERLIIRRLVLADLAMFHELESNPNVLKYAIGTPKTYIENENELKTLILKYNDPKNDFWILAITNKTDQQFIGTVALVKDNLEDEIGYRFLENFWNLGYGSEVCFGLISYCKQIKIKSIIAYVVDENKASVIILEKNNFTIVDEFINDEGLSETKYELYL from the coding sequence ATGATTTTTGAAACGGAAAGGTTAATTATTAGAAGACTAGTTTTGGCGGATTTAGCTATGTTTCATGAGCTAGAGAGCAACCCTAATGTTTTAAAATATGCAATAGGAACTCCAAAGACCTATATTGAAAATGAAAATGAGTTAAAAACATTAATATTAAAATATAATGATCCAAAAAATGATTTTTGGATACTTGCGATCACCAACAAAACAGACCAACAATTTATAGGTACAGTAGCGTTGGTAAAAGATAATTTAGAAGATGAAATTGGTTATCGTTTTTTAGAAAATTTTTGGAACCTTGGTTATGGTTCTGAAGTTTGCTTCGGATTAATCTCGTATTGTAAGCAAATTAAAATTAAAAGTATTATTGCTTATGTAGTAGATGAAAACAAAGCATCTGTAATCATTTTAGAAAAAAATAACTTTACGATTGTTGATGAATTTATAAATGATGAAGGCTTATCGGAAACAAAATACGAATTGTATTTATGA
- a CDS encoding geranylgeranyl reductase family protein: MKHFGVAIIGSGPSGASTAFYLGKQGISTVIIEKETLPRYKTCGGGFVNRGRKNMPFEIDEVIESEFFAVDSYFNNGKIYYQSSKEKPIITMIMRDAFDNLIVEKAKEFGVTLLENHTLKSIDFLIDKSVLHTSQGEITANFIIAADGVLSPTAKMAGWKEDTRKLIPALEYEVEVSEEDFKRLSTSVRFDIDAVPYGYAWSFPKKNHLSLGVLTTKKGKINLKDYYKKYLKTLGINEVIKEDAHGFKIPIAPRTDGFVKNNVFLIGDAAGFAEPITAEGISNAILSGKYVAEALIESNLNKNLAEQLYLEKLNIKLLPELHSGGTLSKFFYNNNPVRNYMLKKYGQHFSDLMVDILHGDKPFPTNVSEKLKAKIKEKLY, from the coding sequence ATGAAACATTTTGGTGTAGCTATTATTGGAAGTGGGCCTTCTGGTGCTTCAACAGCTTTTTATCTTGGTAAGCAAGGTATTTCTACCGTTATAATAGAAAAAGAAACTTTACCACGTTATAAAACTTGTGGTGGTGGTTTTGTTAATAGAGGACGAAAAAATATGCCTTTTGAGATTGATGAAGTCATTGAAAGTGAATTTTTTGCTGTTGATAGTTATTTTAATAATGGTAAAATTTATTATCAATCTTCTAAAGAAAAACCAATCATAACAATGATTATGAGAGATGCTTTTGATAATTTAATTGTAGAGAAAGCAAAAGAATTTGGCGTTACATTATTAGAAAACCATACATTAAAAAGTATTGATTTTTTAATTGATAAATCGGTATTACACACAAGCCAAGGAGAAATAACAGCCAATTTTATAATTGCAGCAGACGGTGTTTTAAGTCCGACAGCAAAAATGGCTGGTTGGAAAGAAGATACGAGAAAACTGATACCTGCTTTAGAATACGAGGTAGAAGTTTCTGAAGAAGATTTTAAACGATTATCTACAAGTGTACGTTTTGATATTGATGCTGTTCCTTACGGATATGCATGGAGTTTCCCTAAGAAAAATCACTTATCACTAGGCGTATTAACCACTAAAAAAGGTAAAATAAATTTAAAAGATTATTACAAAAAATATTTAAAAACTCTTGGCATTAATGAAGTAATAAAAGAAGATGCACACGGTTTTAAAATACCAATTGCTCCAAGAACGGATGGTTTTGTTAAAAATAATGTTTTTTTAATTGGAGACGCAGCTGGTTTTGCAGAACCAATAACTGCAGAAGGAATTTCAAACGCTATTCTAAGCGGAAAGTATGTTGCAGAAGCACTTATTGAAAGCAACTTAAATAAAAATTTAGCAGAACAATTGTACTTAGAAAAACTAAATATAAAGTTACTCCCAGAATTACACTCTGGTGGCACTTTATCTAAATTCTTTTACAATAACAACCCGGTTAGAAATTATATGCTAAAAAAATATGGGCAACATTTTAGCGATTTAATGGTTGACATTTTACACGGAGACAAGCCATTCCCTACAAATGTATCTGAAAAATTAAAAGCTAAAATAAAAGAAAAGTTATATTAA
- a CDS encoding endonuclease/exonuclease/phosphatase family protein — MKKQFLLSVTVFIIGVFFSSPFFKISSNNSSFNNDLKVMSYNVKSFDLFHKKKGSKEQDGYEFIALKDPDVISIQEYYLTNKNKFSFPYKYVKLRPKSKKYGMAIYSKYKIINSGSLDLKSTGNNIIFADILKEKDTIRIYNIHLESLRIKPNEENFGEENSEKLIERVSSSFKEQAEQTVQFLAHEQQWKGKKIVCGDFNNTSYSWVYNKIAKNKKDTYIESGKGFGKTYNYWFPMRIDFILTDKDAISNKFSTFSEKHSDHFAIMAKINW; from the coding sequence ATGAAAAAACAATTTTTACTATCCGTTACTGTTTTTATTATAGGCGTCTTCTTTTCCTCACCTTTTTTCAAAATCTCTAGCAACAACTCTTCTTTTAATAACGATTTAAAAGTGATGAGTTATAATGTAAAAAGTTTCGATCTTTTTCATAAGAAAAAAGGCTCTAAAGAACAAGATGGGTACGAATTTATAGCTCTAAAAGACCCAGATGTTATTAGCATACAAGAATACTATCTAACGAATAAAAACAAATTCTCATTTCCATATAAATACGTAAAACTTCGCCCTAAAAGTAAAAAATACGGAATGGCTATTTATTCTAAATACAAGATTATTAATTCTGGATCTTTAGATTTAAAAAGCACCGGAAATAATATTATTTTTGCTGATATATTAAAAGAAAAGGATACCATCAGAATTTATAATATTCATCTAGAATCTTTAAGAATAAAACCAAATGAAGAAAATTTTGGAGAAGAAAATTCTGAAAAATTAATAGAAAGAGTTTCAAGCTCCTTTAAAGAACAAGCCGAACAAACTGTTCAATTTTTAGCGCATGAACAGCAATGGAAAGGAAAAAAAATTGTTTGTGGAGATTTTAATAACACAAGCTACTCTTGGGTATATAACAAAATAGCAAAAAATAAAAAGGATACCTATATCGAGTCTGGTAAAGGTTTTGGTAAAACCTATAATTACTGGTTTCCAATGAGAATAGATTTCATATTAACAGACAAAGACGCAATTAGTAACAAATTTTCTACTTTTTCAGAAAAGCACTCAGATCATTTTGCTATTATGGCAAAAATTAACTGGTAA